A window of the Gossypium hirsutum isolate 1008001.06 chromosome A03, Gossypium_hirsutum_v2.1, whole genome shotgun sequence genome harbors these coding sequences:
- the LOC107933717 gene encoding E3 ubiquitin-protein ligase HOS1 isoform X2 produces the protein MDETAVSSDAITALLLDEKVVKDWVKRKFKNITTELQQIYCLKVGEMEKSLGLLHKYSAYLASLSSILEVLESSFKGRPLAQLHVLHHLQESILKTKQHLEIIMWCIRHQFLEHVRSRHANFTSWHNLVRERKSAATARAWPDVVDRSADSTRQDGSLFIEDALANLDIEQAYDQELGEESYFAFLLKDSASFSRSKIEGLIGCYPFESLQAAVDILFLRGSSDSVVAKQAIFVYYLFDRHWSRPEEEWRDIVDDFATSFGINRHSLLESFIFCLLDNHTDEALQESFQLLPEISGPTTHPKIARVLLERQNPEAAYMVLRWSGRDDGSQLVSLSEAVTVVWVKVECRLLTEAFTYQRMLCTKVREKNFKYGPSEDGQCRSWMDWTEILVSELFCLCIRRNLVDRIIELPWNSDEEKYIHKCLLDCASDDPSSANGSLLVVFYLQRYRYVEAYQVSLKLWTLEEDFISTHSVNEEFLEVLSRMESCRQRRKALVDKGIELLPEVLQQQVKTGMLPDIVVTFGQENEMPARSGLPELQEPEPAPLLVPSTSDFILLRPDLLTTPSRPAVSEIPKIFGGYVNDSHVGAGNHRSLSILHGRLFAGPETVSNFEVCKSFNFEDISSPGIHRVSPTYATPLKGISQSSSRELPIRHLREKQSDKIISEGEQNGFVNQVHNTSPPYSRRVTANPVSMPSSNYSLKGSANSLRSNISGKRGQSNRDDSYWTVPPNEDLTDIISWSHEQRPFEDRYINEGLRWRSDETSDEEEQNPGGTIKVGSPTPKKGHRRRRFAIR, from the exons ATGGATGAAACTGCTGTTTCCAGTGATGCCATCACTGCTTTGCTACTGGATGAGAAGGTTGTCAAGGATTGGGTCAAGCGGaagtttaaaaatattacaaCAGAACTTCAACAGATAT ATTGTCTCAAGGTAGGAGAAATGGAAAAGAGTTTAGGTTTGCTTCACAAATATTCAGCATATCTGGCTAGCTTATCCAGTATTCTTGAAGTTTTGGAATCATCTTTCAAGGGTCGTCCTTTGGCACAGCTCCATGTCTTGCATCACCTTCAAGAGAGTATATTGAAGACGAAGCAG CATCTTGAGATCATAATGTGGTGTATAAGGCACCAATTCTTGGAACATGTGAGGTCTCGTCATGCTAATTTCACATCCTGGCATAATCTTGTCCGTGAAAGAAAATCGGCTGCAACTGCACGTGCATGGCCTGATGTAGTAGATCGCTCAGCCGACTCCACTAGACAGGATGGCTCTCTATTCATTGAAGATGCACTAGCAAACCTTGACATCGAACAAGCATATGATCAGGAGCTTGGAGAAGAGtcatattttgcatttttactGAAGGACAGTGCCTCCTTTTCTCGGTCTAAAATAGAGGGATTGATAGGGTGTTACCCATTTGAAAGTCTCCAGGCTGCTGTGGACATCCTCTTTCTACGTGGTAGTTCTGATTCGGTGGTTGCAAAGCAAGCAATT TTTGTATATTACTTGTTTGATCGGCATTGGAGTAGGCCTGAAGAAGAATGGAGAGATATTGTGGATGACTTTGCTACCTCCTTTGGTATAAACAGGCATTCATTACTCGAATCATTCATTTTCTGTCTTTTGGACAATCACACAGATGAGGCTTTACAG GAATCTTTTCAACTTCTTCCCGAGATATCTGGCCCAACAACTCATCCTAAGATTGCACGGGTTCTGTTAGAACGGCAGAATCCGGAGGCTGCTTACATGGTGTTACGCTGGTCTGGTCGTGATGATGGATCACAGTTGGTTTCGCTTAGTGAGGCTGTGACTGTTGTTTGGGTGAAAGTGGAATGTAGGCTTTTGACTGAAGCATTCACATATCAGCGGATGCTCTGTACTAAAGTCCGGGAAAAGAATTTCAAGTATGGTCCAAGTGAGGATGGCCAATGCAGGTCCTGGATGGACTGGACAGAAATATTGGTCTCTGAATTATTCTGTTTATGTATTCGGAGGAACTTGGTAGATCGAATAATAGAGTTGCCATGGAATTCTGATGAGGAGAAATATATTCATAAATGCCTGTTAGATTGTGCAAGTGATGATCCTTCATCTGCTAATGGAAGTCTCCTTGTTGTATTCTATCTTCAG CGCTATCGATATGTTGAGGCATATCAAGTCAGTCTTAAACTTTGGACCTTAGAAGAAGACTTCATTTCAACTCATTCTGTTAATGAAGAATTTCTAGAAGTTTTATCCAGAATGGAATCTTGTCGTCAAAGGAGAAAAGCATTGGTT GATAAAGGTATAGAATTGCTACCAGAAGTCTTGCAGCAGCAAGTAAAGACCGGAATGTTGCCTGATATAGTGGTTACTTTTGGTCAAGAGAATGAAATGCCAGCAAGATCCGGCCTTCCCGAGTTGCAAGAACCAGAACCAGCCCCTTTGTTGGTTCCTTCCACTTCTGATTTTATTCTTCTACGACCAGATCTTTTGACTACTCCTTCAAGGCCAGCAGTTTCCGAAATTCCTAAAATATTTGGGGGGTATGTTAACGATTCTCATGTTGGCGCTGGTAACCACAGGTCTTTATCAATTCTCCATGGGAGATTATTTGCAGGTCCAGAAACCGTATCAAATTTTGAAGTTTGCAAAAGCTTCAACTTTGAAGACATCTCAAGTCCTGGAATCCATCGTGTAAGTCCCACATATGCTACACCGTTGAAAGGAATCAGTCAGAGTTCATCAAGAGAGCTCCCGATCAGACATTTACGAGAAAAACAATCTGATAAAATCATTTCAGAGGGAGAGCAAAACGGGTTTGTTAACCAGGTTCACAATACAAGTCCTCCGTATTCCCGAAGAGTGACAGCTAATCCTGTATCCATGCCTAGCAGTAACTATAGTTTAAAAGGTTCTGCAAATAGCTTACGTTCAAATATTTCCGGTAAGAGGGGTCAATCAAATAGAGATGACAGCTATTGGACTGTGCCTCCTAACGAAGACTTAACGGATATCATCAGTTGGAG TCATGAACAAAGGCCTTTCGAGGACAGATACATAAACGAGGGACTGAGATGGAGATCCGATGAAACAAGTGACGAGGAAGAGCAAAATCCAGGTGGAACCATAAAAGTTGGCAGTCCAACCCCCAAGAAA
- the LOC107933717 gene encoding E3 ubiquitin-protein ligase HOS1 isoform X1, translated as MEKHEINGPVHPSSSGSNGRTVRSPAHQTNFNSRAVQEALEHLASVDLSELFNEAKTEYCRATRDLRRCGRYVKYVLNSCGHASLCAECCQRCDLCPICRIPLTSGNNRLRLRLYDECIDGGLFSRRYGDIFQNKEDRDDQTNADVQRLYSFFDVALENNLVSLVCHYVTDICMDETAVSSDAITALLLDEKVVKDWVKRKFKNITTELQQIYCLKVGEMEKSLGLLHKYSAYLASLSSILEVLESSFKGRPLAQLHVLHHLQESILKTKQHLEIIMWCIRHQFLEHVRSRHANFTSWHNLVRERKSAATARAWPDVVDRSADSTRQDGSLFIEDALANLDIEQAYDQELGEESYFAFLLKDSASFSRSKIEGLIGCYPFESLQAAVDILFLRGSSDSVVAKQAIFVYYLFDRHWSRPEEEWRDIVDDFATSFGINRHSLLESFIFCLLDNHTDEALQESFQLLPEISGPTTHPKIARVLLERQNPEAAYMVLRWSGRDDGSQLVSLSEAVTVVWVKVECRLLTEAFTYQRMLCTKVREKNFKYGPSEDGQCRSWMDWTEILVSELFCLCIRRNLVDRIIELPWNSDEEKYIHKCLLDCASDDPSSANGSLLVVFYLQRYRYVEAYQVSLKLWTLEEDFISTHSVNEEFLEVLSRMESCRQRRKALVDKGIELLPEVLQQQVKTGMLPDIVVTFGQENEMPARSGLPELQEPEPAPLLVPSTSDFILLRPDLLTTPSRPAVSEIPKIFGGYVNDSHVGAGNHRSLSILHGRLFAGPETVSNFEVCKSFNFEDISSPGIHRVSPTYATPLKGISQSSSRELPIRHLREKQSDKIISEGEQNGFVNQVHNTSPPYSRRVTANPVSMPSSNYSLKGSANSLRSNISGKRGQSNRDDSYWTVPPNEDLTDIISWSHEQRPFEDRYINEGLRWRSDETSDEEEQNPGGTIKVGSPTPKKGHRRRRFAIR; from the exons ATGGAGAAACATGAAATCAACGGTCCGGTTCATCCTTCGAGCTCCGGCAGTAACGGCCGTACCGTTAGATCACCAGCTCATCAAACCAACTTCAATAGCCGTGCCGTTCAG GAAGCTTTAGAACACTTGGCATCTGTTGACCTTAGTGAGTTATTCAATGAGGCGAAAACCGAATACTGTCGAGCAACTAGAGACTTAAGACGATGTGGGCGTTATGTGAAGTACGTGTTGAACTCTTGTGGACATGCCTCGTTATGTGCCGAGTGTTGTCAAAGATGTGATCTTTGTCCAATTTGTAGAATCCCATTGACGAGTGGTAACAATAGACTTCGCCTACGCCTGTACGATGAATGCATAGACGGTGGCCTCTTTTCTAGAAGATACGgtgatatttttcaaaataaagaagatagagaTGATCAAACGAATGCTGATGTTCAAcgtctttattctttttttgatGTCGCCTTGGAGAATAACTTGGTTTCTTTGGTTTGTCATT ATGTTACAGATATATGCATGGATGAAACTGCTGTTTCCAGTGATGCCATCACTGCTTTGCTACTGGATGAGAAGGTTGTCAAGGATTGGGTCAAGCGGaagtttaaaaatattacaaCAGAACTTCAACAGATAT ATTGTCTCAAGGTAGGAGAAATGGAAAAGAGTTTAGGTTTGCTTCACAAATATTCAGCATATCTGGCTAGCTTATCCAGTATTCTTGAAGTTTTGGAATCATCTTTCAAGGGTCGTCCTTTGGCACAGCTCCATGTCTTGCATCACCTTCAAGAGAGTATATTGAAGACGAAGCAG CATCTTGAGATCATAATGTGGTGTATAAGGCACCAATTCTTGGAACATGTGAGGTCTCGTCATGCTAATTTCACATCCTGGCATAATCTTGTCCGTGAAAGAAAATCGGCTGCAACTGCACGTGCATGGCCTGATGTAGTAGATCGCTCAGCCGACTCCACTAGACAGGATGGCTCTCTATTCATTGAAGATGCACTAGCAAACCTTGACATCGAACAAGCATATGATCAGGAGCTTGGAGAAGAGtcatattttgcatttttactGAAGGACAGTGCCTCCTTTTCTCGGTCTAAAATAGAGGGATTGATAGGGTGTTACCCATTTGAAAGTCTCCAGGCTGCTGTGGACATCCTCTTTCTACGTGGTAGTTCTGATTCGGTGGTTGCAAAGCAAGCAATT TTTGTATATTACTTGTTTGATCGGCATTGGAGTAGGCCTGAAGAAGAATGGAGAGATATTGTGGATGACTTTGCTACCTCCTTTGGTATAAACAGGCATTCATTACTCGAATCATTCATTTTCTGTCTTTTGGACAATCACACAGATGAGGCTTTACAG GAATCTTTTCAACTTCTTCCCGAGATATCTGGCCCAACAACTCATCCTAAGATTGCACGGGTTCTGTTAGAACGGCAGAATCCGGAGGCTGCTTACATGGTGTTACGCTGGTCTGGTCGTGATGATGGATCACAGTTGGTTTCGCTTAGTGAGGCTGTGACTGTTGTTTGGGTGAAAGTGGAATGTAGGCTTTTGACTGAAGCATTCACATATCAGCGGATGCTCTGTACTAAAGTCCGGGAAAAGAATTTCAAGTATGGTCCAAGTGAGGATGGCCAATGCAGGTCCTGGATGGACTGGACAGAAATATTGGTCTCTGAATTATTCTGTTTATGTATTCGGAGGAACTTGGTAGATCGAATAATAGAGTTGCCATGGAATTCTGATGAGGAGAAATATATTCATAAATGCCTGTTAGATTGTGCAAGTGATGATCCTTCATCTGCTAATGGAAGTCTCCTTGTTGTATTCTATCTTCAG CGCTATCGATATGTTGAGGCATATCAAGTCAGTCTTAAACTTTGGACCTTAGAAGAAGACTTCATTTCAACTCATTCTGTTAATGAAGAATTTCTAGAAGTTTTATCCAGAATGGAATCTTGTCGTCAAAGGAGAAAAGCATTGGTT GATAAAGGTATAGAATTGCTACCAGAAGTCTTGCAGCAGCAAGTAAAGACCGGAATGTTGCCTGATATAGTGGTTACTTTTGGTCAAGAGAATGAAATGCCAGCAAGATCCGGCCTTCCCGAGTTGCAAGAACCAGAACCAGCCCCTTTGTTGGTTCCTTCCACTTCTGATTTTATTCTTCTACGACCAGATCTTTTGACTACTCCTTCAAGGCCAGCAGTTTCCGAAATTCCTAAAATATTTGGGGGGTATGTTAACGATTCTCATGTTGGCGCTGGTAACCACAGGTCTTTATCAATTCTCCATGGGAGATTATTTGCAGGTCCAGAAACCGTATCAAATTTTGAAGTTTGCAAAAGCTTCAACTTTGAAGACATCTCAAGTCCTGGAATCCATCGTGTAAGTCCCACATATGCTACACCGTTGAAAGGAATCAGTCAGAGTTCATCAAGAGAGCTCCCGATCAGACATTTACGAGAAAAACAATCTGATAAAATCATTTCAGAGGGAGAGCAAAACGGGTTTGTTAACCAGGTTCACAATACAAGTCCTCCGTATTCCCGAAGAGTGACAGCTAATCCTGTATCCATGCCTAGCAGTAACTATAGTTTAAAAGGTTCTGCAAATAGCTTACGTTCAAATATTTCCGGTAAGAGGGGTCAATCAAATAGAGATGACAGCTATTGGACTGTGCCTCCTAACGAAGACTTAACGGATATCATCAGTTGGAG TCATGAACAAAGGCCTTTCGAGGACAGATACATAAACGAGGGACTGAGATGGAGATCCGATGAAACAAGTGACGAGGAAGAGCAAAATCCAGGTGGAACCATAAAAGTTGGCAGTCCAACCCCCAAGAAA